The sequence below is a genomic window from Candidatus Cloacimonadota bacterium.
CTATCTATTTTTGTCCCAGAAAATTATAAAGATGGAGGAAAAAATGCCTAATCATAAATCTTGTGAAAAAAGATTGAGACAGGAAAAGAAAAGAGCGGCACGCAATCATTATGTGAAAGCAACGATCAAAACTTTAGACAAAAAATTAAGAAGCGATCTGCCGATCGAGGAAAAAGAGAAATTATTATCTGAAGTATATTCCAAACTGGATAAAGCAGCGAAAAGAAATGTTATTCACAAAAGAACTGCTTCCCGCAGGAAAGCCAGATTAGCTGCATATTTCAACGAAGTGAAAGCAGAGAAGACTGAAAAAGCGGTATAATAATTTATATTAAAGCAGAATTCGAGAGTCTCGGATTCTGCTTTTTTTTTAAATCAATATCAAACTTGCCAGATTTCAAAAATTTGGCAAGTTTTCATACGGATTTAATAGCAGGAAAAATGGAAACAAACTACATAATTTATATTTTAGCAGCGATTATTTTGATAATGGTTATTCTTGTGATTTTATTTATCAAAAAAAAATCATCACAAGAAAAAATTACCAAAAAGAAGAAACCGGAAAATAAAATATCAGAATCGGAAAATCTTCGCTCCAAATTAGCGAAAACCAAAAGCAGTTTTTTAGGAAAGATCGCTGAAACGATCAAATTAAGAGGAAAAGTTGACGAAGGATTGATGGATGATCTGGAAGAAATTCTCATCCAGGCAGATGTGGGAGTTGAGACAAGTCTCTTTATTATCGACAAATTGCGGGAAGAAATTCAATTGCATAAACTCACGAACCAGGCTGAAGTGCAAACACACCTTGAAAATATCATCAAAGAGATGCTGCTCAATGAATATGCCAAAGATTCGGATCATCTGAAAATTACTGATAAAAGACCTTTTGTAATCCTTTTTGCTGGTGTTAATGGAGTTGGTAAAACCACGACTATCGGTAAGCTGGCGAAAAGATTCAAAGATCAGGGTAAATCTATTCTTCTGATCGCGGGAGATACTTTCCGGGCAGCAGCGATCGAGCAACTGTCCATCTGGGCAGAACGAGCAAATGTGGAAATCGTCAAGCAGCAGCAAGGTT
It includes:
- the rpsT gene encoding 30S ribosomal protein S20; its protein translation is MPNHKSCEKRLRQEKKRAARNHYVKATIKTLDKKLRSDLPIEEKEKLLSEVYSKLDKAAKRNVIHKRTASRRKARLAAYFNEVKAEKTEKAV
- the ftsY gene encoding signal recognition particle-docking protein FtsY; amino-acid sequence: MVILVILFIKKKSSQEKITKKKKPENKISESENLRSKLAKTKSSFLGKIAETIKLRGKVDEGLMDDLEEILIQADVGVETSLFIIDKLREEIQLHKLTNQAEVQTHLENIIKEMLLNEYAKDSDHLKITDKRPFVILFAGVNGVGKTTTIGKLAKRFKDQGKSILLIAGDTFRAAAIEQLSIWAERANVEIVKQQQGSDASSVVYDGIMKAVNQNFDVVLIDTAGRQHTKVNLMNELSKVVRTIKKIVPDAPHETLLVIDATTGQNAISQAELFNKTINLSGLILTKLDGTAKGGIVIGIKHQLKIPVKLIGVGEKQEDLRDFDVNEFVEAVFE